A window of the Kineococcus mangrovi genome harbors these coding sequences:
- a CDS encoding endo alpha-1,4 polygalactosaminidase: MRTTWPAVALLLLTSCTSTAPPGPSSGPAPTSSPSASTSATPSASTSPRVTPPPPGVVADYQLGGPYPPADDVRLVVRDRTAEPAAGLYSVCYVNAFQTQPDETDDWLREHPDLLLRVDGSPVEDPGWPGELLLDTSTAGKRAALADVVGAWIDGCADAGFEAVEADNLDSATRSDGALTMADAYAYSALLSARAHARGLAYAQKNTAETTAEQARAAGFDFAVAESCELYAECDDYTAVHGDRVIEVEYSDDGREPFEAACAARGGEVSVVYRDRELLPRGVPGYEFDHC; the protein is encoded by the coding sequence GTGCGCACGACGTGGCCGGCCGTGGCCCTGCTGCTCCTCACCTCCTGCACGAGCACCGCACCCCCCGGCCCGTCGTCCGGTCCCGCCCCGACCAGCTCACCGAGCGCGAGCACGAGCGCGACCCCGAGCGCGAGCACGAGCCCACGGGTGACCCCGCCCCCGCCGGGCGTCGTCGCCGACTACCAGCTCGGCGGTCCCTACCCCCCGGCGGACGACGTGCGCCTCGTCGTGCGCGACCGCACGGCCGAACCGGCCGCCGGGCTGTACTCGGTCTGCTACGTCAACGCCTTCCAGACCCAGCCGGACGAGACGGACGACTGGCTGCGCGAGCACCCGGACCTGCTGCTGCGCGTGGACGGCAGCCCCGTCGAGGACCCCGGCTGGCCCGGGGAGCTCCTCCTGGACACCTCCACGGCCGGCAAGCGCGCCGCGCTCGCCGACGTCGTCGGGGCGTGGATCGACGGCTGCGCGGACGCCGGGTTCGAGGCCGTCGAGGCGGACAACCTGGACTCGGCGACCCGCAGCGACGGCGCCCTGACGATGGCGGACGCCTACGCGTACTCGGCGCTGCTGTCGGCGCGGGCGCACGCGCGGGGGCTGGCCTACGCGCAGAAGAACACCGCCGAGACGACGGCCGAGCAGGCCCGCGCGGCGGGGTTCGACTTCGCCGTGGCCGAGAGCTGCGAGCTGTACGCCGAGTGCGACGACTACACGGCCGTCCACGGCGACCGCGTCATCGAGGTCGAGTACTCCGACGACGGCCGAGAACCGTTCGAGGCGGCCTGCGCCGCGCGCGGGGGCGAGGTGTCGGTCGTCTACCGCGACCGGGAACTGCTGCCCCGCGGGGTCCCCGGGTACGAGTTCGACCACTGCTGA
- a CDS encoding response regulator transcription factor, with protein MDPHGEHGHGAVGLDDLATRARAEGVVRFVVDGTPLVCLTEETFDRLTRLHPGVPDVVDASRAVRLTPREEQALRLVGTGLTAAETAAVLGVAVNTVSQHLVGARRKFGVSSTRAAVERARQDGLL; from the coding sequence ATGGATCCGCACGGCGAGCACGGCCACGGCGCGGTGGGTCTGGACGACCTGGCCACCCGGGCCAGGGCCGAGGGCGTGGTCCGGTTCGTGGTCGACGGCACGCCCCTGGTCTGCCTCACCGAGGAGACGTTCGACCGCCTCACCCGCCTGCACCCCGGTGTCCCCGACGTCGTGGACGCTTCCCGCGCGGTGCGCCTGACCCCGCGGGAGGAGCAGGCGCTGCGACTGGTGGGGACGGGCCTGACGGCGGCGGAGACCGCCGCGGTGCTCGGGGTGGCCGTCAACACGGTGAGCCAGCACCTCGTGGGAGCACGACGGAAGTTCGGGGTCTCGAGCACCCGGGCGGCCGTGGAACGTGCCCGGCAGGACGGTCTGCTGTGA
- a CDS encoding putative bifunctional diguanylate cyclase/phosphodiesterase, with protein MLHLLSVLIVLRTLAIAGALVLLVRRMRRETVARPVWRHYVTAFALLTGASVLESVVVVGGSRVGSSGLWLVLPLRLTSTLASFHLYRGVATWMQLREKSRPAGRVDWLVGLSCILGLAGVLNLAVEVPHGLAGLIVQLRWLHVSSCVLLLGALVLAAWRMPREVRGRARAVALTVLYVLLTQVLFVVLGPRTGVILAAWAGWVLLAAAFGGLSLLRPKQVVREHPTSVAVPAASSVGLVLGLVAVAGAGLHVAPTHWALGLGTAAIAGSSVRLVRLVRDLADHDRARRQAGTDDLTGLANRREFLLRLGQQSHSGAGFGVLLLDLDRFKEVNDQHGHAVGDELLAATAVRLEGALPPGALLARLGGDEFAAIVPGCGAEEAVAVASSLLTAIEVGASVGVATSTGADPLSGTELLRRADAAMYAAKSTGQGVALHDDAADRAWRQRLALSDDLHLALGPDAPAEAAGQFEVHYQPQVSATGAGDVVGVEALVRWQHPRLGLLAPGAFLDVLEERRLMPALTALVARRAVADLARWRATGHDLRLSFNLSSTHLSDPGLLTLLDELVAGGADPERVVVEVTETSLMNDPDRALTTCQEITARGFCLSIDDFGTGYSSLAYLANLPADELKIDRTFTSRALADERIAAIVAGTVELAHHLGLRVVAEGVEDPATLDLLRELGCDESQGYLHSRPVPAAEFLRWLQARQGVPAAVLRDQGVEDARPAPTPGCAAATGSPAGLDEGDRRWPSTCCSSTTAAHRRA; from the coding sequence GTGCTGCACCTGCTGTCCGTGCTCATCGTGCTGCGCACGCTCGCCATCGCCGGCGCCCTCGTGCTGCTCGTGCGCCGGATGCGCCGGGAGACCGTCGCGCGCCCCGTGTGGCGGCACTACGTCACCGCCTTCGCCCTGCTGACCGGCGCGAGCGTCCTGGAGTCGGTCGTCGTGGTGGGCGGCAGCCGCGTCGGGTCCAGCGGTCTGTGGCTGGTCCTGCCCCTGCGGCTCACGAGCACGCTGGCCAGCTTCCACCTGTACCGGGGCGTGGCCACCTGGATGCAGCTGCGGGAGAAGTCCCGGCCGGCCGGCCGGGTGGACTGGCTCGTGGGCCTCAGCTGCATCCTCGGCCTCGCGGGGGTCCTCAACCTCGCCGTCGAGGTCCCCCACGGGCTCGCCGGGCTGATCGTCCAGCTGCGCTGGCTGCACGTGTCCTCCTGCGTGCTCCTCCTCGGTGCGCTGGTCCTCGCCGCGTGGCGGATGCCGCGGGAGGTCCGCGGCCGGGCCCGGGCCGTCGCCCTGACCGTGCTCTACGTGCTCCTCACCCAGGTGCTGTTCGTCGTCCTCGGCCCCCGCACCGGCGTGATCCTCGCCGCCTGGGCCGGGTGGGTCCTGCTCGCCGCGGCCTTCGGCGGCCTGTCGCTGCTGCGCCCCAAGCAGGTCGTCCGCGAGCACCCGACGAGCGTGGCGGTGCCCGCCGCGAGCTCGGTGGGCCTCGTGCTCGGCCTCGTCGCCGTCGCCGGGGCCGGTCTGCACGTGGCCCCGACCCACTGGGCGCTGGGCCTGGGCACCGCCGCGATCGCCGGCTCCTCCGTGCGGCTCGTGCGTCTGGTCCGCGACCTCGCCGACCACGACCGGGCCCGCCGGCAGGCCGGCACCGACGACCTGACGGGGCTGGCCAACCGCCGCGAGTTCCTGCTCCGCCTCGGTCAGCAGTCGCACAGCGGTGCGGGTTTCGGCGTGCTGCTCCTCGACCTCGACCGGTTCAAGGAGGTCAACGACCAGCACGGGCACGCCGTGGGGGACGAACTGCTCGCCGCGACCGCCGTCCGGCTGGAGGGGGCGCTGCCCCCCGGCGCGCTGCTCGCCCGTCTCGGCGGTGACGAGTTCGCCGCCATCGTGCCCGGCTGCGGCGCTGAGGAGGCCGTGGCCGTCGCGAGCTCCCTGCTCACCGCGATCGAGGTCGGTGCCAGCGTGGGCGTGGCGACCTCCACGGGCGCCGACCCGTTGTCCGGCACCGAGCTCCTGCGCCGGGCCGACGCCGCGATGTACGCGGCGAAGTCGACGGGGCAGGGCGTGGCCCTCCACGACGACGCCGCCGACCGCGCGTGGCGGCAGCGGTTGGCCCTGTCCGACGACCTGCACCTGGCCCTCGGCCCGGACGCCCCGGCCGAGGCCGCCGGGCAGTTCGAGGTCCACTACCAACCGCAGGTGTCGGCGACCGGCGCCGGCGACGTCGTCGGCGTGGAGGCCCTCGTGCGCTGGCAGCACCCCCGCCTGGGTCTGCTCGCGCCGGGCGCGTTCCTCGACGTGCTGGAGGAGCGGCGGCTCATGCCCGCCCTCACCGCCCTCGTGGCCCGCCGCGCCGTCGCCGACCTCGCCCGGTGGCGGGCCACCGGCCACGACCTGCGGCTGTCGTTCAACCTCTCGAGCACGCACCTGTCCGACCCCGGGCTGCTGACGCTGCTCGACGAGCTCGTGGCCGGCGGCGCCGACCCCGAGCGCGTCGTCGTCGAGGTGACCGAGACGTCCCTCATGAACGACCCCGACCGCGCGCTCACGACCTGCCAGGAGATCACCGCGCGCGGGTTCTGCCTCAGCATCGACGACTTCGGGACGGGGTACTCCTCCCTCGCCTACCTCGCGAACCTGCCCGCCGACGAGCTGAAGATCGACCGCACGTTCACCTCGCGCGCCCTGGCCGACGAGCGCATCGCCGCCATCGTGGCGGGGACCGTCGAACTGGCCCACCACCTCGGGCTGCGCGTGGTCGCCGAGGGCGTGGAGGACCCGGCGACGCTGGACCTGCTGCGCGAGCTCGGCTGCGACGAGTCCCAGGGGTACCTGCACAGCCGCCCCGTGCCCGCGGCGGAGTTCCTGCGCTGGCTGCAGGCCCGGCAGGGGGTCCCCGCCGCCGTCCTGCGCGACCAGGGTGTCGAGGACGCCCGGCCGGCTCCGACCCCGGGGTGCGCGGCGGCCACCGGGTCGCCGGCGGGGCTCGACGAGGGAGACCGCAGGTGGCCGAGCACCTGCTGCTCGAGCACTACCGCGGCGCACCGCAGGGCGTGA
- a CDS encoding SDR family oxidoreductase produces the protein MTDQYTFGNPVTRYHQGGFEPQPQDGPGLASELSPRPDHGEATYRGTGRLEGRKALVTGADSGIGRATAIAFAREGADVVLSFLPSEESDAREVADLVEQAGRKAVLAPGDLTDEQYARGLVATAVRELGGLDALAVVAGKQQHAEDVADITSQQFDETMRTNVHSLFWIVQEAVPHLPPGSTIVTTSSIQGYQPSPNLVDYATTKSAIIAMSQALAQQLAPKGIRVNVVAPGPVWTPLQVAGGQPDDAMPEFGTSTPLGRAGQPAELAPPFVFLSSGESSYVVGEVLNVNGGMPTP, from the coding sequence GTGACCGACCAGTACACCTTCGGCAACCCCGTCACCCGCTACCACCAGGGGGGTTTCGAGCCGCAGCCGCAGGACGGCCCCGGCCTGGCCTCGGAGCTCTCACCCCGCCCCGACCACGGGGAGGCGACCTACCGCGGCACCGGGCGCCTGGAGGGCCGCAAGGCCCTCGTGACCGGTGCGGACTCCGGGATCGGCCGTGCGACGGCGATCGCGTTCGCCCGCGAGGGCGCCGACGTCGTCCTCTCGTTCCTGCCCTCGGAGGAGTCCGACGCCCGCGAGGTCGCCGACCTCGTCGAGCAGGCCGGCCGCAAGGCCGTGCTGGCCCCGGGGGACCTGACCGACGAGCAGTACGCCCGCGGTCTCGTCGCCACCGCCGTGCGCGAGCTCGGGGGGCTGGACGCCCTCGCCGTCGTCGCCGGCAAGCAGCAGCACGCCGAGGACGTCGCCGACATCACGTCGCAGCAGTTCGACGAGACGATGCGCACCAACGTCCACTCGCTGTTCTGGATCGTCCAGGAAGCCGTGCCGCACCTGCCGCCGGGCTCGACGATCGTCACGACGTCCTCGATCCAGGGGTACCAGCCCTCGCCGAACCTCGTCGACTACGCCACCACGAAGTCCGCGATCATCGCCATGTCCCAGGCGCTGGCCCAGCAGCTCGCGCCGAAGGGGATCCGCGTGAACGTCGTCGCCCCCGGGCCGGTCTGGACGCCGCTGCAGGTCGCCGGCGGGCAGCCGGACGACGCGATGCCGGAGTTCGGGACCTCGACCCCGCTGGGCCGGGCCGGGCAGCCGGCCGAGCTCGCGCCCCCGTTCGTGTTCCTCTCCTCCGGCGAGTCGAGCTACGTCGTCGGCGAGGTGCTCAACGTCAACGGGGGCATGCCGACGCCCTGA
- a CDS encoding spore photoproduct lyase family protein, producing MPDPAPVPEKKTPDLVDVTRIYYEPAAAELPRGRQVLERWPEATRVPVESHWRIPELHGDEANVDRWVRIKREALVLGIKKSLQARPNGRSADFIAPSTANGCAMACAYCYVPRRKGYSNPITVFANIEQITGYLARHVARQGTKPEPNQCDPVSWVYDLGENSDCSVDAEISDNVDDLVTLFRGLPTAKASFATKHVNPRLLTLDPRGRTRVRFSLMPARVAKLLDIRTSPVAERLAALDDFAAAGYEVHVNLSPVVVHEGWLPLWAELLDQLGDATNAATKAQLQAEVIFLTHEENLHRVNLGWHPKAEDLLWRPALQETKRSQSGGLNVRYRARDKARYLDQLLGLISERAPYLRVRYAF from the coding sequence GTGCCGGACCCCGCGCCAGTGCCCGAGAAGAAGACGCCGGACCTCGTCGACGTCACGCGCATCTACTACGAGCCGGCCGCCGCGGAACTCCCCCGCGGCCGTCAGGTGCTGGAGCGCTGGCCCGAGGCCACCCGCGTCCCCGTCGAGAGCCACTGGCGGATCCCGGAACTGCACGGCGACGAGGCCAACGTCGACCGGTGGGTGCGGATCAAGCGGGAGGCGCTCGTCCTGGGGATCAAGAAGTCCCTGCAGGCCAGGCCGAACGGCCGTTCCGCCGACTTCATCGCCCCCTCGACCGCGAACGGTTGCGCGATGGCGTGCGCGTACTGCTACGTCCCCCGCCGCAAGGGGTACAGCAACCCGATCACCGTGTTCGCCAACATCGAGCAGATCACCGGGTACCTCGCCCGGCACGTGGCCCGCCAGGGGACGAAACCCGAGCCGAACCAGTGCGACCCCGTCAGCTGGGTCTACGACCTGGGCGAGAACAGCGACTGCTCCGTCGACGCGGAGATCTCCGACAACGTGGACGACCTCGTGACCCTGTTCCGCGGGCTGCCCACGGCGAAGGCGTCCTTCGCCACCAAGCACGTGAACCCCCGGCTGCTGACGCTGGACCCGCGGGGCCGGACCCGGGTGCGGTTCTCGCTCATGCCGGCCCGCGTCGCCAAGCTGCTGGACATCCGCACGTCCCCCGTCGCCGAGCGGCTCGCGGCCCTCGACGACTTCGCCGCCGCCGGGTACGAGGTGCACGTCAACCTCTCCCCCGTCGTCGTGCACGAGGGCTGGCTGCCGCTGTGGGCCGAGCTGCTCGACCAGCTCGGCGACGCCACGAACGCGGCGACGAAGGCGCAGCTGCAGGCGGAGGTGATCTTCCTGACGCACGAGGAGAACCTGCACCGGGTGAACCTCGGCTGGCACCCGAAGGCCGAGGACCTGCTGTGGCGCCCGGCGCTGCAGGAGACCAAGCGGTCGCAGTCCGGGGGCCTGAACGTCCGCTACCGCGCAAGGGACAAGGCCCGCTACCTCGACCAGCTGCTCGGCCTGATCTCCGAGCGCGCCCCCTACCTGCGGGTGCGGTACGCCTTCTGA
- a CDS encoding DUF3140 domain-containing protein — MSDEDRKDAEERFGDAVNMTPKELEDWLETDESKSVGVGDGESVGHRSGRRIVEILRTKKADRTDDDYEHMRKVAGYVARHAKQRPEGDVTDTKWRYSLMNWGNDPEKG; from the coding sequence ATGAGCGACGAGGACAGGAAGGACGCCGAGGAGCGGTTCGGCGACGCCGTGAACATGACGCCCAAGGAGCTCGAGGACTGGCTGGAGACCGACGAGTCGAAGTCCGTCGGCGTCGGGGACGGGGAATCGGTGGGGCACCGCTCCGGCCGGCGCATCGTCGAGATCCTGCGGACGAAGAAGGCCGACCGCACCGACGACGACTACGAGCACATGCGCAAGGTCGCCGGCTACGTGGCGCGGCACGCGAAGCAGCGACCGGAGGGCGACGTCACCGACACCAAGTGGCGGTACTCCCTCATGAACTGGGGGAACGACCCCGAGAAGGGCTGA
- a CDS encoding GAF and ANTAR domain-containing protein has translation MPLGLEAAVVELGRIVADQPLTAVLRRVADLAVQAVPGADDVSVTLLRGGKPSTVAFHGDLAADLDERQYSLGYGPCVAAAQAGATLRIDDTARDDAFPDFSATAARRGVRSVVSVGLPDPDRRQGSINAYCFGRPEHPSITVEAQLALEQFAAFASVALGNAAALAEVGERADNLQIALQSRAVIEQAKGVLMGRHGVDADEAFTMLATQSQHGNRKLRVVAEEVVAEVVRTAAAAASAPLSPSRGRSPSS, from the coding sequence ATGCCGTTGGGGCTCGAGGCCGCTGTGGTGGAACTGGGTCGCATCGTCGCCGATCAGCCCCTGACCGCCGTGCTGCGTCGGGTGGCCGACCTGGCCGTCCAGGCTGTTCCCGGTGCCGACGACGTCTCGGTGACGCTGCTGCGAGGGGGAAAACCCTCCACGGTGGCCTTCCACGGGGATCTCGCCGCCGACCTGGACGAGCGCCAGTACTCCCTGGGGTACGGCCCGTGCGTCGCCGCGGCCCAGGCGGGAGCGACGCTGCGCATCGACGACACGGCCCGCGACGACGCCTTCCCCGACTTCTCGGCGACAGCCGCCCGGCGGGGTGTCCGCAGCGTCGTCAGCGTCGGGTTGCCCGACCCCGACCGGCGACAGGGCTCCATCAACGCGTACTGCTTCGGTCGCCCGGAACACCCCTCGATCACGGTCGAGGCGCAGCTCGCGCTGGAACAGTTCGCCGCGTTCGCCTCCGTCGCTCTCGGCAACGCCGCTGCGCTCGCCGAGGTGGGGGAGCGGGCCGACAACCTGCAGATCGCCCTGCAGTCCCGGGCGGTCATCGAACAGGCCAAGGGCGTGCTCATGGGCCGGCACGGTGTGGACGCCGACGAGGCGTTCACGATGCTCGCGACGCAGTCGCAGCACGGGAACCGCAAACTGCGCGTGGTGGCCGAGGAGGTCGTGGCGGAGGTGGTCAGGACCGCGGCGGCCGCCGCCTCCGCCCCGCTCAGCCCTTCTCGGGGTCGTTCCCCCAGTTCATGA
- a CDS encoding GAF and ANTAR domain-containing protein, translated as MSTPLPDASGPEQSLAGALADLARDLQREQVPGDVMAQSAASAVGLVPGAEDASISLVRARRHVLSAAATSDVARQFDASQGEFGEGPCLTAMYTELVVRTDDLAEDTRWPRLGARSDELGVRSMLCFQLFVHENTLGALNLLASKPAAFDEESEAVGAMVATHAAVALAGAQRFDHLRTALLNRDVIGQAKGILMERFKVDADQAFALLTRVSQDRNVKLHVLAAELTRTGSLDR; from the coding sequence ATGTCGACACCCCTGCCGGATGCGTCCGGACCGGAGCAGTCCCTGGCGGGCGCCCTCGCCGACCTGGCGCGGGACCTGCAGCGCGAACAGGTCCCCGGTGACGTCATGGCGCAGAGCGCGGCGAGCGCCGTCGGTCTCGTCCCCGGGGCCGAGGACGCGTCGATCAGCCTGGTGCGCGCGCGGCGTCACGTTCTGTCGGCGGCCGCCACGAGCGACGTCGCCCGCCAGTTCGACGCCTCGCAGGGCGAGTTCGGTGAGGGGCCCTGCCTGACGGCGATGTACACCGAACTCGTCGTGCGCACCGACGACCTGGCCGAGGACACCCGCTGGCCCCGGCTGGGCGCCCGCTCCGACGAGCTGGGGGTGCGGAGCATGCTGTGCTTCCAGCTCTTCGTCCACGAGAACACCCTCGGGGCGCTGAACCTGCTCGCCTCCAAACCCGCGGCCTTCGACGAGGAGTCCGAGGCGGTGGGCGCGATGGTCGCCACGCACGCCGCCGTGGCGCTGGCGGGGGCGCAGCGGTTCGACCACCTGCGGACGGCTCTGCTCAACCGCGACGTCATCGGCCAGGCGAAGGGCATCCTCATGGAGCGCTTCAAGGTCGACGCCGACCAGGCGTTCGCCCTGCTGACGCGCGTGAGCCAGGACCGCAACGTCAAGCTGCACGTCCTGGCGGCCGAGCTGACGCGCACGGGGTCCCTGGACCGGTGA
- a CDS encoding sigma-70 family RNA polymerase sigma factor, giving the protein MPGTRHDLVEGHLGLARGLAARYRHRGVPTEDLEQIAYLGLVKAAERFREDGGHDFGAYATPTVTGEIRRYFRDHGWAVRPPRRLQELRTRLVHEDTTGLTDVQVAEKLGATLDELREVHRATNAYSALSLDVPRHDVAADHDATTTVDDLVSLKGAVAGLDDRERRILELRFSEEATQSEIAADLGISQMQVSRLLASIIGRLRGDLGVHVPVREVTRPVRRRSAPDGAPAWSRTPSSSSTRTSRAA; this is encoded by the coding sequence ATGCCCGGGACACGTCACGACCTCGTCGAGGGCCACCTGGGCCTGGCCCGGGGGCTCGCCGCCCGCTACCGCCACCGCGGCGTCCCGACGGAGGACCTGGAGCAGATCGCCTACCTCGGTCTCGTCAAGGCCGCCGAGCGGTTCCGCGAGGACGGCGGCCACGACTTCGGGGCCTACGCCACCCCCACCGTCACCGGTGAGATCCGGCGCTACTTCCGCGACCACGGGTGGGCCGTGCGCCCGCCCCGCCGGCTGCAGGAACTGCGCACGCGGCTCGTCCACGAGGACACGACGGGCCTGACGGACGTGCAGGTCGCGGAGAAGCTGGGCGCGACCCTCGACGAGCTGCGCGAGGTGCACCGCGCCACGAACGCCTACTCCGCCCTGTCCCTCGACGTCCCCCGGCACGACGTGGCCGCCGACCACGACGCCACGACCACCGTCGACGACCTCGTCTCGCTCAAGGGGGCCGTGGCCGGGCTGGACGACCGCGAACGGCGGATCCTCGAGCTCCGGTTCTCCGAGGAGGCCACGCAGTCGGAGATCGCCGCCGACCTCGGCATCAGCCAGATGCAGGTCTCCCGCCTGCTGGCCTCGATCATCGGCCGGCTGCGCGGCGACCTCGGGGTTCACGTCCCCGTGCGGGAGGTGACCAGGCCCGTCCGGCGGCGCAGCGCCCCGGACGGTGCGCCCGCGTGGTCGCGGACGCCGTCGAGCAGCTCCACCAGGACGTCCCGGGCCGCGTGA
- a CDS encoding NAD-dependent epimerase/dehydratase family protein, whose amino-acid sequence MRVAVTGATGNVGTALLRRLLGGAAGTEVAGTEVVGTEVVGICRRLPEPTGPWAGVRWVQQDVAGPDAVQRLTDAFAGVDAVVHTAWLIQPARDPQEMERVNLTGSANVVRAALAAGVPHLVHLSSVGAYATHPADDGRVDESWPADGITPSQYSREKAAVESHLDGVERDHPELLVTRVRPALVFQRDAGSEIARYFLGPFVPTRLLRRVRLPVLPLPEGLRFQVVHADDLADALARILERTPGGAFNVADEPVLRARDLALSLNAPRFVPVSRRLVRASADVTYRARVHPVQPGWLDLGFGVPVMDTTRARRELGWRPAHAARDVLVELLDGVRDHAGAPSGALRRRTGLVTSRTGT is encoded by the coding sequence ATGAGGGTCGCCGTCACCGGTGCGACGGGGAACGTGGGGACCGCGCTGCTGCGCCGCCTCCTGGGCGGGGCGGCGGGCACCGAGGTGGCGGGGACCGAGGTGGTGGGGACCGAGGTGGTGGGGATCTGCCGGCGGCTGCCCGAACCCACCGGTCCGTGGGCGGGCGTGCGCTGGGTCCAGCAGGACGTCGCCGGGCCCGACGCCGTCCAGCGCCTCACCGACGCCTTCGCGGGCGTGGACGCCGTCGTGCACACCGCGTGGCTCATCCAGCCCGCGCGAGACCCGCAGGAGATGGAGCGGGTGAACCTCACGGGCAGCGCGAACGTCGTCCGCGCGGCGCTCGCCGCGGGGGTGCCGCACCTCGTCCACCTGTCCTCGGTCGGCGCGTACGCCACCCACCCCGCGGACGACGGCCGGGTGGACGAGTCGTGGCCGGCGGACGGGATCACCCCGTCGCAGTACTCGCGCGAGAAGGCGGCGGTCGAGTCGCACCTGGACGGCGTGGAGCGCGACCACCCCGAACTCCTCGTCACGCGGGTCCGGCCCGCCCTGGTGTTCCAGCGCGACGCGGGCAGCGAGATCGCCCGGTACTTCCTCGGGCCGTTCGTGCCGACCCGGCTGCTGCGCCGCGTCCGGCTGCCCGTCCTGCCGCTGCCCGAGGGCCTGCGGTTCCAGGTCGTGCACGCCGACGACCTCGCCGACGCGCTCGCGCGCATCCTCGAACGGACACCGGGGGGTGCGTTCAACGTGGCGGACGAACCCGTCCTGCGGGCCCGGGACCTGGCGCTGTCCCTGAACGCCCCCCGGTTCGTGCCGGTCTCCCGACGGCTGGTGCGGGCGTCGGCGGACGTCACCTACCGGGCGCGCGTGCACCCCGTCCAGCCGGGGTGGCTGGACCTGGGGTTCGGCGTCCCCGTCATGGACACCACCAGGGCGCGGCGAGAGCTCGGCTGGCGCCCGGCTCACGCGGCCCGGGACGTCCTGGTGGAGCTGCTCGACGGCGTCCGCGACCACGCGGGCGCACCGTCCGGGGCGCTGCGCCGCCGGACGGGCCTGGTCACCTCCCGCACGGGGACGTGA
- a CDS encoding Rieske 2Fe-2S domain-containing protein, whose amino-acid sequence MPLLSSLFDAPSRWTALDPVAARAKDTADRLLPGGAVRGLLHGRPAGHPAHPALAMVPVGTSVSALLLDVASVLPGGRLLDVPARGLAAVSVATVAPTALAGWADYVDLHPDQQRTAIVHAAGNAVAATFWTASLLSRRHARLLRTAGTVVAGAAGALGGHLAYRWAAGPNHAEHLLHLAGDGQEFADVGALADLPENRPVQRWIGDAPLCVLRRGDDVLALTDTCTHLGAALHEGEVSGEGGATAVTCPWHGSRFRFADGDVLDGPATAPQPTVATRVADGRVQARVVGPPL is encoded by the coding sequence GTGCCCCTCCTCAGTTCACTCTTCGACGCCCCCTCGCGGTGGACCGCCCTGGACCCGGTCGCGGCGCGGGCCAAGGACACCGCCGACCGCCTGCTGCCCGGTGGGGCGGTGCGCGGGCTGCTGCACGGCCGCCCGGCCGGGCACCCCGCCCACCCGGCGCTGGCCATGGTGCCGGTCGGCACCTCGGTCTCGGCCCTGCTGCTCGACGTCGCGTCCGTGCTGCCGGGTGGCCGCCTCCTGGACGTCCCCGCCCGCGGGCTGGCCGCCGTCAGCGTGGCCACCGTGGCCCCGACGGCGCTCGCGGGCTGGGCCGACTACGTCGACCTGCACCCCGACCAGCAGCGCACGGCGATCGTCCACGCGGCCGGGAACGCCGTGGCCGCCACCTTCTGGACCGCCTCGCTGCTCTCCCGCCGGCACGCCCGGCTGCTGCGCACGGCGGGGACGGTCGTGGCGGGAGCGGCCGGGGCCCTCGGCGGCCACCTCGCCTACCGGTGGGCCGCCGGCCCGAACCACGCCGAGCACCTCCTCCACCTCGCCGGTGACGGGCAGGAGTTCGCCGACGTCGGGGCCCTGGCCGACCTGCCCGAGAACCGGCCGGTCCAGCGCTGGATCGGCGACGCCCCGCTGTGCGTCCTGCGCCGCGGGGACGACGTGCTGGCCCTCACCGACACGTGCACCCACCTCGGGGCGGCCCTGCACGAGGGCGAGGTCTCCGGCGAGGGCGGGGCGACGGCGGTCACCTGCCCGTGGCACGGCAGCCGGTTCCGGTTCGCCGACGGCGACGTCCTCGACGGCCCGGCGACCGCACCGCAGCCGACGGTCGCCACGCGCGTGGCCGACGGCCGCGTCCAGGCCCGCGTCGTCGGTCCGCCGCTGTGA